One part of the Brevundimonas subvibrioides ATCC 15264 genome encodes these proteins:
- a CDS encoding DsbA family oxidoreductase, whose protein sequence is MTKTLHIDFVSDVVCPWCVVGLGGLESALATLKAEGIEAEVHFQPFELNAGIAAEGENVGEHIARKYGSTPEQSAANRAMITARAAEAWDGFEMRMGPDSRIWNTFDAHRLLHWAGTVGPAEQRALKEALFRTHFTDGRALPDAVVLADAAAAAGLDRDKAVEVLADDLYAAEVREAEALWRSRGISAVPAVVVEGKWLISGGQPGAVFEEALRKMAAEG, encoded by the coding sequence ATGACAAAGACCCTGCATATCGATTTCGTCTCGGACGTCGTCTGCCCCTGGTGCGTGGTGGGGCTGGGCGGGCTGGAGAGCGCGCTGGCGACCCTGAAGGCCGAGGGGATCGAGGCGGAGGTGCATTTCCAGCCGTTCGAGCTGAACGCCGGCATCGCGGCCGAGGGCGAGAACGTCGGCGAACACATCGCCCGGAAATACGGATCGACCCCCGAACAGTCGGCCGCCAACCGGGCCATGATCACCGCGCGGGCGGCCGAGGCCTGGGACGGCTTCGAGATGCGGATGGGGCCGGACAGCCGCATCTGGAACACCTTCGACGCCCACCGGCTGCTGCACTGGGCGGGGACCGTGGGACCGGCCGAGCAGCGGGCGCTGAAGGAGGCCCTGTTCCGCACCCACTTCACCGACGGCAGGGCTCTGCCGGACGCGGTGGTGCTGGCCGACGCGGCGGCCGCCGCCGGGCTGGACCGGGACAAGGCCGTCGAGGTCCTGGCCGACGACCTCTATGCCGCCGAGGTGAGAGAGGCCGAGGCCCTGTGGCGGTCGCGCGGCATCAGCGCGGTGCCCGCCGTGGTGGTGGAGGGGAAATGGCTGATCTCCGGCGGCCAGCCGGGGGCGGTGTTCGAAGAGGCGTTGCGGAAGATGGCGGCGGAGGGGTGA